The proteins below are encoded in one region of Ostrea edulis chromosome 3, xbOstEdul1.1, whole genome shotgun sequence:
- the LOC125649449 gene encoding probable ATP-dependent DNA helicase RecS isoform X1, protein MAAEELEIAIGKVLRKFGIDKLKKEQKQMLELLLERKDCMAVLPTGYGKSLPYQMLVSVKRELEMEDDASKVIVCSPLVALMLDQCERLNGIPGIRAVQKGSNADDEKDIEDGNFQYLFSSPEILVGDKVFRSKLQQYKVSTIVVDEVHTISTWGQSDEKKEAFRKWFGDIGELRSLFPRASILALSATCTKKISRRVYKVLDLGVDTIEIRISPNKPNIKVAVHKIPNSLEMSMSWIVDALNEEKLPRCILFCKSIKDASNMYTYIVTEIPNCTVVEMFHSETPKENKEKIIDGLKNPNSDLKLLIATTALGMGIDCVNFNNVIIYGMPTCVVDLIQEIGRIGRDSQKSVALILYNSYSFHVDDEVKNILKTTECRRKAMMEPFLKEKELGELEMGSEFCCDLCYTKSDEKSSIFGVEKLFFCPDFDTESDFSNSSSESDLSQQDVLSDNSD, encoded by the exons ATGGCTGCCGAAGAATTAGAAATCGCGATTGGAAAAGTTTTGCGGAAGTTTGGGATCGATAAACTGAAGAAGGAACAAAAACAAATGCTTGAACTGTTGTTGGAGAGAAAGGATTGTATGGCTGTTTTGCCGACAGGCTACGGGAAGTCTCTTCCTTATCAAATGCTGGTGTCTGTGAAGCGTGAACTGGAGATGGAAGACGACGCAAGCAAGGTTATCGTTTGCTCACCATTAGTTGCTCTGATGCTGGACCAATGTGAGAGACTGAATGGTATTCCTGGTATAAGAGCCGTGCAAAAAG GAAGTAATGCAGATGATGAAAAGGATATAGAAGATGGGAATTTTCAGTACCTATTTTCCTCACCAGAAATTTTGGTTGGAGACAAAGTTTTCAGATCCAAATTGCAGCAGTATAAGGTGTCAACTATAGTTGTTGATGAAGTCCATACAATTTCAACATG GGGTCAAAGTGATGAGAAGAAAGAAGCCTTTCGAAAATGGTTTGGGGATATTGGAGAATTGAGATCCTTATTTCCACGTGCATCTATCCTAGCATTGAGTGCCACTTGTACTAAAAAAATTTCTCGTAGAGTATACAAGGTTTTAGATCTAGGTGTGGATACCATCGAGATCAGAATTTCACCTAACAAACCTAACATTAAAGTAGCAGTTCACAAGATTCCAAACAGCTTGGAAATGTCAATGTCCTGGATTGTGGATGCtttaaatgaagaaaaactgccaagatgtattttgttttgtaaatctATCAAAGATGCATCAAATATGTATACTTATATTGTTACCGAGATTCCAAATTGTACAGTGGTTGAAATGTTTCATTCAGAGACTCCaaaggaaaataaagaaaaaatcattGATGGTCTAAAAAATCCAAACAGTGACTTGAAACTTCTTATTGCTACAACTGCCTTAGGTATGGGAATTGATTGTGTTAATTTTAACAATGTTATTATATATGGTATGCCAACCTGTGTTGTAGATTTGATACAAGAGATTGGTAGAATTGGGCGTGATAGTCAAAAATCTGTTGCTCTAATTTTGTACAACTCTTACTCTTTTCATGTTGATGATGAagtaaaaaacattttaaaaactacAGAATGCAGACGAAAAGCAATGATGGaaccatttttaaaagaaaaagagcTGGGTGAATTAGAAATGGGGAGTGAGTTTTGTTGCGATTTGTGTTATACTAAATCAGATGAAAAGAGTTCCATTTTTGGGGTAGAAAAGCTCTTCTTTTGTCCAGATTTTGACACCGAGAGTGATTTTTCAAATAGTTCCAGTGAGTCTGACCTCAGTCAACAAGATGTCTTGTCAGATAACTCTGACTAA
- the LOC125649449 gene encoding probable ATP-dependent DNA helicase RecS isoform X2 yields the protein MAAEELEIAIGKVLRKFGIDKLKKEQKQMLELLLERKDCMAVLPTGYGKSLPYQMLVSVKRELEMEDDASKVIVCSPLVALMLDQCERLNGIPGIRAVQKGSNADDEKDIEDGNFQYLFSSPEILVGDKVFRSKLQQYKVSTIVVDEVHTISTW from the exons ATGGCTGCCGAAGAATTAGAAATCGCGATTGGAAAAGTTTTGCGGAAGTTTGGGATCGATAAACTGAAGAAGGAACAAAAACAAATGCTTGAACTGTTGTTGGAGAGAAAGGATTGTATGGCTGTTTTGCCGACAGGCTACGGGAAGTCTCTTCCTTATCAAATGCTGGTGTCTGTGAAGCGTGAACTGGAGATGGAAGACGACGCAAGCAAGGTTATCGTTTGCTCACCATTAGTTGCTCTGATGCTGGACCAATGTGAGAGACTGAATGGTATTCCTGGTATAAGAGCCGTGCAAAAAG GAAGTAATGCAGATGATGAAAAGGATATAGAAGATGGGAATTTTCAGTACCTATTTTCCTCACCAGAAATTTTGGTTGGAGACAAAGTTTTCAGATCCAAATTGCAGCAGTATAAGGTGTCAACTATAGTTGTTGATGAAGTCCATACAATTTCAACATGGTAA